From a region of the Scyliorhinus torazame isolate Kashiwa2021f chromosome 15, sScyTor2.1, whole genome shotgun sequence genome:
- the LOC140391619 gene encoding uncharacterized protein: MAGLELTEEEKFNNLEKSVKVPSAPIAWSALIPEPPEYNNIYPAIAPQISNMPETQALLGDSVGPVLPTSQPKEQKELCPTSPVSSRTRSRTAREGLEAHQKQLSISPQSPQTKEKSQELGTKKAETTSVEEKELPLVTGRDVEVLEQPGEIPRVPPGDIRRQLPIRKMRNPDPGTAAANPTIDVYFPWTPSEMMAIMTTIPDRKKSPAAFVDSLRTTISIYQADSRDLWALVQQILTPAEYRTCLNHLNYASHAALQQAYALDDDRRTQILNALNSTFQRPINLSVILDLKPKKNEDPEEFLGRFNEIYRGQSGDLLYQNGQNSPQYCAMLMHCLPPSVVTAVKCNNMNWTENDPSQMARAVRFYWKEGVGPEGGSVTKVKTEYVMKKDDLRPQQGAEMVVYQQEPQYSDFGWVDQRRGGYQTHPKGPSPLFMAHRTNQQLYNRSPL, from the coding sequence atggctggccttgaattgacagaagaagaaaaattcaataatttggaaaagtcagtaaaagttccgtctgcacccatagcatggtctgcgctcattccagaaccaccagagtacaataatatatacccagccattgctccccagatttcaaatatgccagaaactcaagcccttttgggtgatagtgtgggtcctgttttaccaacttcacaaccgaaagagcaaaaggaactttgtcccacaagcccagttagctctaggacaagatctcggacagcaagagaggggcttgaagctcaccagaaacaattaagcatatcacctcagtctccccaaactaaggagaaatcacaagagttgggaacaaagaaagctgaaacaacttcggttgaagagaaagaactccccctagtgacagggagagacgttgaagtcttggaacaaccaggggaaatacctagagtgccccctggtgacattcggagacagttaccgattaggaagatgagaaaccccgatccagggacggcggctgcaaaccccacaatagacgtttacttcccatggacacccagtgagatgatggctattatgactacaatcccagatagaaaaaaatctcctgctgcctttgtggattcattgagaactactatctcaatttatcaagctgattcaagggacctctgggccctagttcagcagattttaaccccagcagagtaccgcacttgtcttaaccacctgaattatgctagtcatgccgcactccagcaggcctatgcgttagacgacgatagaaggacacagatcttaaatgcattgaatagcacatttcaaaggcccataaatctttctgttatcttagacctaaaacctaagaagaatgaagacccagaggaatttctggggcgttttaatgaaatctacaggggccagtcaggcgatttgctgtatcaaaatggtcagaattcccctcaatactgtgctatgttaatgcattgcctaccaccttctgtggttactgctgtgaaatgtaataacatgaattggacagagaacgacccttcccagatggcaagggcagtcagattttactggaaggagggtgtaggcccagaaggaggctcagttacaaaggttaagactgagtatgtaatgaaaaaggatgatctgcgaccccaacaaggggcagaaatggtagtttaccagcaggagccccaatatagtgactttgggtgggtggatcagcgaagagggggataccaaacccacccaaaaggaccctcacccctttttatggcccaccgaacgaatcaacagctctacaaccgcagccccctctga